A window of Campylobacter lari subsp. lari contains these coding sequences:
- the yihA gene encoding ribosome biogenesis GTP-binding protein YihA/YsxC → MILNAKFLISASKIDEAPQPIYTEIAFLGRSNVGKSSLINTLCKNKNLAKSSSTPGKTQLINFFEVDCKKDEDKFKLIFIDLPGFGYAKVSKKTKAIWNKNLDEFLKERSSIKLFIHLIDSRHENLDIDLNLDLYLDSFIRADQKKITVFTKADKLNQSQKAKLLNANKNAILVSNLKKSGIDKLEQKIILESLGFNEE, encoded by the coding sequence ATGATATTAAATGCTAAATTTTTAATTTCTGCTTCCAAAATAGACGAAGCACCACAACCTATATACACTGAAATCGCCTTTTTAGGACGCTCTAATGTGGGTAAAAGTTCTTTGATTAATACACTATGCAAAAATAAAAATTTAGCAAAAAGTTCTTCAACCCCAGGTAAAACCCAACTTATTAATTTTTTTGAAGTTGATTGCAAAAAAGATGAGGATAAATTTAAATTAATATTTATTGATTTACCTGGTTTTGGTTATGCTAAAGTGAGCAAAAAAACTAAGGCTATTTGGAATAAAAATTTAGATGAGTTTTTAAAAGAGCGCAGTTCTATCAAGCTTTTTATCCATCTAATAGATTCAAGACATGAAAATTTAGATATTGATTTAAATTTGGATTTGTATTTGGATTCTTTTATTAGAGCTGATCAAAAAAAAATAACGGTTTTTACAAAAGCAGACAAGCTCAATCAGAGTCAAAAGGCTAAACTTTTAAATGCAAACAAAAATGCTATCTTAGTATCAAATTTGAAAAAAAGCGGTATTGATAAATTAGAGCAAAAAATCATTTTAGAGAGCTTGGGTTTTAATGAGGAGTAG
- the tatB gene encoding Sec-independent protein translocase protein TatB yields MSFGEILVILVVAILVLGPEKLPSTIVEIAKILKAIKSNIDEAKASINKELKIAELKDEAQKYKDEFSQTNENIRKKLSFEEFDQLKEDILNNTKELKSEINDLEKDMQELSNLEEKIQKDEKNTQKMES; encoded by the coding sequence ATGAGTTTTGGTGAAATTTTAGTTATTTTAGTTGTAGCTATTTTAGTACTTGGGCCTGAAAAACTGCCTTCAACTATAGTTGAAATTGCAAAAATTTTAAAAGCCATTAAAAGTAATATTGATGAAGCAAAAGCAAGTATTAACAAAGAACTAAAAATAGCAGAATTAAAAGATGAAGCACAAAAATACAAAGATGAATTTTCACAAACTAATGAAAATATCAGAAAAAAACTAAGTTTTGAAGAATTTGATCAACTCAAAGAAGATATTTTAAATAATACCAAAGAATTAAAAAGTGAAATTAATGATTTAGAAAAAGATATGCAAGAACTTTCTAATCTTGAAGAAAAAATCCAAAAAGATGAAAAAAATACTCAGAAAATGGAAAGCTAA
- the hemW gene encoding radical SAM family heme chaperone HemW — protein MHLYIHIPFCESKCFYCSFTSLKKKDFEKDYLNALMQDIKYQLDFFKLDKNSIKTVFIGGGTPSLMDASFYEKIFIFLQYYLQKDSEVSIEANPNSSNLSWLKEIKNLGFNRISFGAQSFHEKKLQFLGRIHDQKSIFTSIENAKKAGFDIINLDLIYDTKLDDKKMLDYEISKLTLLDINHISAYNLTIEEKTKFAKKFHFKKNAPRLAKYFIKAIENLGYKQYEISNFGQICKHNLAYWQGKDYIGCGLSAVGFLKNQRFYTKKSLKDYIANPCFREIENLNLQDLRLEHIFLGLRSVIGVDETKLEPLEKEKAMFLSKKGKLVYKNGIFYNTNYLLSDELALYIST, from the coding sequence ATGCATTTATACATACATATACCATTTTGTGAAAGCAAATGTTTTTATTGTTCTTTTACTTCACTTAAGAAAAAGGATTTTGAAAAAGATTATTTAAACGCTTTAATGCAAGATATAAAATATCAACTAGATTTTTTCAAACTTGATAAAAATTCCATAAAGACTGTTTTTATAGGTGGTGGCACGCCTAGTTTAATGGATGCTAGTTTTTATGAGAAAATATTTATTTTTTTACAATATTATTTACAAAAAGATAGTGAAGTTAGTATAGAAGCAAACCCTAACTCGAGTAATTTATCATGGCTTAAAGAGATAAAAAATTTAGGTTTTAACCGTATTTCTTTTGGAGCGCAAAGTTTTCATGAAAAAAAACTACAATTTCTTGGACGCATTCATGATCAAAAAAGTATTTTTACTAGCATAGAAAATGCAAAAAAAGCAGGATTTGATATTATCAACTTAGACTTAATTTATGATACAAAACTTGATGATAAAAAAATGCTTGATTATGAAATTTCTAAACTTACTCTGCTTGATATTAACCATATAAGCGCTTATAATCTAACCATAGAAGAAAAGACAAAATTTGCTAAAAAATTTCATTTTAAAAAAAATGCGCCACGCCTTGCAAAGTATTTTATTAAAGCAATTGAAAACCTTGGCTATAAGCAATATGAAATCAGTAATTTTGGACAAATTTGCAAACACAATCTTGCCTACTGGCAAGGAAAAGACTATATAGGCTGTGGTTTAAGTGCGGTGGGATTTTTAAAAAATCAAAGATTTTATACTAAAAAAAGTTTAAAAGATTATATAGCAAATCCTTGTTTTAGAGAGATTGAAAATTTAAATTTACAAGATTTACGCTTAGAGCATATTTTTCTAGGACTTAGAAGTGTTATAGGAGTAGATGAAACAAAGCTAGAACCTTTAGAAAAAGAAAAGGCAATGTTTCTTAGTAAAAAAGGAAAGCTAGTTTATAAAAATGGAATTTTTTATAACACCAACTACCTTTTAAGCGATGAATTAGCTTTGTATATTAGTACTTAA
- a CDS encoding RNA pyrophosphohydrolase, translated as MEKEKKYRPNVAAIVLSSAYPFECKILLAKRNDMEDIWQFPQGGIDEGEDAKSALFRELKEEIGTDEVEILAEHPEWISYDFPAKVAQKMYPYDGQNQKYFLVRLKNKAIINLNTKNPEFDAYKFASLDDVYDMINHFKKPIYIRVLKYFKERGYI; from the coding sequence ATGGAAAAAGAAAAAAAATATAGGCCAAATGTAGCTGCTATAGTACTATCATCAGCTTATCCTTTTGAATGTAAAATTTTACTTGCTAAACGTAATGATATGGAAGATATATGGCAATTTCCTCAAGGTGGTATAGATGAAGGAGAGGATGCTAAAAGTGCGTTGTTTAGAGAATTAAAAGAAGAAATAGGCACAGATGAGGTTGAAATTTTAGCTGAACATCCTGAGTGGATTAGTTATGATTTTCCAGCCAAGGTTGCTCAAAAAATGTATCCTTATGATGGCCAAAATCAAAAATATTTTTTAGTTAGATTAAAAAATAAAGCTATTATTAATTTAAATACCAAAAATCCTGAATTTGATGCTTATAAATTTGCTTCATTAGATGATGTTTATGATATGATTAACCATTTTAAAAAGCCTATATATATTAGGGTTTTAAAATATTTTAAAGAAAGGGGGTATATTTAA
- a CDS encoding aspartate kinase, translating into MLIVQKYGGTSVGTLERIDEVAKRVAKSKKTCDKLVVVVSAMSGVTNELIDFAHHFSKNPSGREMDMLLSSGERVTSSLLAIALNEMGLKATAFSGRNAGIITDDVYTKARIERIDTANINKALDEGYIVVVAGFQGIDKMGNVTTLGRGGSDLSAVALAGALNADLCEIYTDVDGVYTTDPRIEPKAKKLDKISYEEMLELASLGAKVLQNRSVELAKKLNVKLVTRSSFNENEGTIITKEENMEQALVSGIALDKNQARVTLRNIDDKPGIAAEIFGTLANENINVDMIIQNVGVDGATNLGFTVPENELDLATNAMKKVLGANANIETDSAVVKVSVVGVGMKSHSGVASAAFKALANENINIQMISTSEIKISVIVHEKYGELAVRVLHEVYKLDI; encoded by the coding sequence ATGCTGATCGTACAAAAATATGGAGGAACAAGTGTAGGAACGCTTGAGCGTATTGATGAAGTTGCTAAAAGAGTGGCAAAAAGTAAAAAAACTTGCGATAAGTTAGTTGTAGTGGTTTCAGCGATGAGTGGGGTTACTAATGAACTTATTGATTTTGCTCACCATTTTAGCAAAAATCCTTCAGGTCGTGAGATGGATATGCTTTTAAGCAGCGGTGAACGCGTGACTTCATCTTTGCTTGCTATTGCTTTAAATGAAATGGGTTTAAAAGCCACTGCATTTTCCGGACGCAATGCAGGAATTATTACAGATGATGTTTATACTAAAGCAAGAATAGAGCGCATTGATACTGCAAATATCAACAAAGCCTTAGATGAGGGATATATTGTAGTCGTTGCTGGTTTTCAAGGTATTGACAAAATGGGTAATGTTACTACTTTGGGCCGCGGTGGAAGTGACTTAAGCGCGGTAGCTCTAGCTGGAGCTTTAAATGCTGATTTGTGTGAAATTTATACTGATGTAGATGGGGTATATACTACTGATCCTAGAATTGAGCCAAAGGCTAAAAAGTTAGATAAAATTTCTTATGAAGAAATGCTAGAGCTTGCAAGTTTAGGAGCTAAGGTTTTACAAAATCGCTCTGTAGAACTTGCTAAAAAATTAAATGTAAAACTAGTTACTAGAAGTAGCTTTAATGAAAATGAAGGGACGATTATTACTAAGGAGGAAAATATGGAACAAGCTTTGGTTAGTGGTATAGCACTAGATAAAAACCAAGCAAGGGTTACTTTAAGAAATATCGATGATAAGCCAGGCATTGCTGCTGAAATTTTTGGAACTTTAGCAAATGAAAATATCAATGTAGACATGATTATCCAAAATGTAGGTGTAGATGGAGCTACAAATTTAGGCTTTACTGTGCCTGAAAATGAGCTTGATTTAGCAACCAATGCTATGAAAAAAGTTTTAGGTGCTAATGCTAATATAGAAACAGATAGTGCTGTGGTAAAAGTTTCAGTTGTGGGTGTGGGTATGAAATCACATTCTGGAGTAGCTTCAGCAGCTTTTAAAGCATTAGCAAATGAAAATATCAACATACAAATGATTTCTACAAGTGAAATTAAAATTTCAGTGATCGTGCATGAGAAATATGGCGAATTAGCTGTAAGAGTATTGCATGAAGTTTATAAACTAGATATATAA
- the tatC gene encoding twin-arginine translocase subunit TatC — MFEELKPHLVELRKRLFISVACVVVMFFVCFSFNNYIIDILKAPVEAALPEISRQMTFVELQEPLFTAMKVSFFTAFLISLPVIFWQFWKFVAPGLYDNEKRLVVPFVSFASIMFALGALFCYYIVIPLAFKFLIDFGVQTQDFKPLISIGLYVGFFTKLVIAFGLAFEMPVITFFFAKLGLVDDTFLKKHFRVSVLVIFVFSAMMTPPDVISQFLMAVPLCGLYGISIYIAKKVNPSQKENDENNG; from the coding sequence ATGTTTGAAGAATTAAAACCGCATTTAGTAGAACTTAGAAAAAGATTATTTATAAGTGTTGCTTGTGTTGTTGTGATGTTTTTTGTATGTTTTAGTTTTAATAACTATATCATAGATATACTAAAAGCACCTGTTGAAGCAGCCTTACCTGAAATTTCAAGACAAATGACCTTCGTTGAGTTACAAGAGCCTTTGTTTACTGCGATGAAGGTTTCATTTTTTACGGCTTTTTTGATTTCTTTGCCAGTTATTTTTTGGCAGTTTTGGAAGTTTGTAGCACCTGGACTTTATGATAATGAAAAAAGATTAGTAGTGCCTTTTGTAAGCTTTGCGAGCATTATGTTTGCGCTTGGTGCTTTGTTTTGTTATTATATAGTTATACCTTTAGCTTTTAAATTTTTGATTGATTTTGGGGTTCAAACCCAAGATTTTAAGCCTTTAATTAGCATAGGTTTATATGTAGGGTTTTTTACTAAATTAGTGATTGCTTTTGGCTTAGCTTTTGAAATGCCTGTAATAACCTTTTTCTTTGCTAAACTTGGACTTGTTGATGATACTTTTTTGAAAAAACATTTTAGAGTTTCTGTTTTAGTTATTTTTGTTTTCTCAGCTATGATGACACCACCTGATGTTATATCGCAATTTTTAATGGCTGTGCCTTTGTGCGGACTTTATGGAATTTCTATTTATATAGCTAAAAAAGTTAATCCTAGTCAAAAAGAAAATGATGAAAACAATGGATAA
- the queA gene encoding tRNA preQ1(34) S-adenosylmethionine ribosyltransferase-isomerase QueA, with product MDKDLLLSSYDYNLPNELIANFPILPKENAKLLVYERCKDQISHLHFKDLAKILPPCEIIFNDTKVIKARIYGNKESGSKIELFINHPLKNNDFLVQIRGKVKEGQILYFENSLKAKIKKLHDDGTREVEFFNDEKELNHHEVFKILEKIGHIPLPPYIKRADEAQDSINYQSIFAKNQGAVAAPTASLHFDETMINELKKNHNIHTITLHVGAGTFKGVECEDIRNHKMHSEFFHIDDETCVLIDSSKKILGVGTTVTRCIEYYHRKKIKEGFCDLFLHPQNTPQRLDYLLTNFHLPKSTLIMLVAAFIGREKTLKLYHEAIENNYRFYSYGDGMLII from the coding sequence ATGGATAAAGATCTTTTGCTTTCTAGTTATGATTATAACTTACCAAATGAACTTATAGCAAATTTTCCTATTTTACCTAAAGAAAATGCTAAGCTTTTAGTATATGAAAGATGTAAAGATCAAATTTCACATTTGCATTTTAAGGACTTAGCTAAAATTTTACCACCTTGTGAAATCATCTTTAATGACACTAAAGTCATCAAAGCAAGAATTTATGGAAATAAAGAAAGCGGTAGCAAAATAGAACTTTTTATCAACCATCCTTTAAAAAATAATGATTTTTTAGTGCAAATTCGGGGTAAGGTTAAAGAAGGACAAATTTTATATTTTGAAAATTCTTTAAAAGCTAAAATCAAAAAATTACATGATGATGGTACAAGAGAAGTTGAATTTTTTAATGATGAAAAAGAGCTTAACCATCATGAAGTTTTTAAAATTTTAGAAAAAATAGGCCATATTCCTTTACCACCTTATATTAAAAGAGCAGATGAAGCACAAGATAGTATTAACTATCAAAGTATTTTTGCTAAAAATCAAGGTGCGGTTGCTGCACCTACTGCGAGCTTGCATTTTGATGAAACAATGATTAATGAGCTTAAAAAAAATCACAATATCCATACTATCACACTACACGTTGGCGCAGGAACTTTTAAAGGTGTAGAATGTGAAGATATACGCAATCATAAAATGCATTCAGAATTTTTTCATATTGATGATGAAACTTGTGTTTTGATTGATTCTTCTAAGAAAATACTAGGTGTAGGTACTACTGTTACTCGTTGTATAGAATATTATCATAGAAAAAAAATAAAAGAAGGTTTTTGTGATTTATTTTTACACCCGCAAAACACCCCGCAAAGACTTGATTATTTACTTACTAATTTTCACTTACCAAAATCAACTTTAATTATGCTTGTGGCAGCATTTATAGGTAGAGAAAAAACCTTAAAACTTTACCATGAAGCCATAGAAAATAACTATCGTTTTTACTCATATGGCGATGGAATGCTAATTATCTAG
- the lptA gene encoding lipopolysaccharide transport periplasmic protein LptA, producing the protein MVFRAIIFLCLLNLFAFSAQKIEVYAKDFYLDEKNETSVLSGDVEVKKGNDVLNSQKLVIYMKNKQPIKYIATKDAKFKIMMKDKTYHGSGDEFIYNVAKDIYEINGNAKITEMQTKKELIGDKIIVDRKNMTYRVVSKDKKPAKFVFEVKE; encoded by the coding sequence ATGGTTTTTAGAGCAATAATTTTTTTGTGTTTGTTAAATTTATTTGCATTTAGTGCGCAAAAAATAGAAGTGTACGCTAAGGATTTTTACTTAGATGAAAAAAATGAAACAAGTGTATTAAGTGGTGATGTAGAAGTTAAAAAAGGTAATGATGTTTTAAATTCGCAAAAATTAGTTATTTATATGAAAAACAAACAACCCATCAAGTATATAGCTACTAAAGATGCTAAATTTAAAATCATGATGAAAGATAAAACTTATCATGGAAGCGGTGATGAGTTTATTTATAATGTAGCTAAGGATATATATGAGATTAATGGTAATGCAAAAATTACAGAAATGCAAACAAAAAAAGAACTCATAGGGGATAAAATCATAGTAGATAGAAAAAATATGACTTATAGAGTAGTGAGTAAAGATAAAAAACCTGCTAAGTTTGTATTTGAAGTAAAAGAATGA
- a CDS encoding HobA family DNA replication regulator, producing the protein MSNSFLKFTLEQIRENGTYASWLEERRLEWSPLIASKLALLLQGYTFIVITDEQRVWFEEYFLSQINASPTRPLVPFVSLKGIYNKACNTQEDIDLLNDLLSISFPNGYAFFYIGTNTGFKFKIANSKAESMFWLFDEQLQNSFYLSSRDKELDYKLISLYKVFEQSLEAVLFSKVEI; encoded by the coding sequence ATGAGTAATAGTTTTTTAAAATTCACCCTAGAGCAAATCCGAGAAAATGGCACTTATGCAAGTTGGTTGGAAGAAAGGCGTCTTGAATGGTCGCCTTTGATTGCTTCTAAATTAGCTTTGCTTTTACAAGGTTATACTTTTATTGTGATTACTGATGAGCAAAGAGTTTGGTTTGAAGAGTATTTTTTAAGCCAAATTAACGCCAGCCCCACAAGACCTTTAGTGCCTTTTGTGTCTTTAAAAGGAATTTATAATAAAGCTTGTAATACCCAAGAAGATATAGATTTATTAAATGATCTTTTAAGTATTTCTTTTCCTAATGGTTATGCCTTTTTTTATATAGGAACTAATACAGGTTTTAAATTTAAAATCGCTAATTCTAAAGCAGAAAGTATGTTTTGGCTTTTTGATGAGCAATTACAAAATAGCTTTTACCTCTCCTCGCGTGATAAGGAATTAGACTATAAACTTATTTCTTTATATAAAGTATTTGAGCAAAGTTTAGAGGCTGTGCTTTTTTCTAAGGTAGAAATTTGA
- a CDS encoding DNA polymerase III subunit delta' — translation MQEKLTEEYGAKNLKFFIPKNPDLELRLNDLTYDKNGQATAKAIMKESYIAEAQAKIIVVLAKSFREEAQNYLLKVFEEPPKNIYFIIVAPSKNVFLPTILSRFIIEKHKIQKEKMPLNLDLNKMDLAQIASLLKQYENIDKHECLELISTLSHECFKQDIKLNDEEIEFFYKAYELAKLNAKPTILLSTIALILHERKNENH, via the coding sequence ATGCAAGAAAAGCTTACAGAAGAATATGGAGCAAAAAATCTTAAATTTTTCATACCTAAAAATCCTGACTTAGAATTAAGATTAAATGACTTAACTTATGACAAAAACGGCCAAGCAACCGCAAAAGCTATTATGAAAGAAAGTTATATAGCTGAAGCACAAGCTAAAATCATAGTTGTGCTAGCTAAGTCTTTTCGTGAAGAAGCACAAAATTATCTATTAAAAGTTTTTGAAGAGCCACCAAAAAATATATATTTTATCATCGTAGCTCCTTCAAAAAATGTTTTTTTACCTACTATACTTTCAAGATTTATCATAGAAAAACATAAAATTCAAAAAGAAAAAATGCCTTTAAATTTAGATCTTAATAAAATGGATCTAGCTCAAATTGCTTCATTGTTAAAACAATATGAAAATATAGACAAGCATGAGTGTTTAGAGTTAATTAGCACTTTAAGCCATGAATGTTTTAAACAAGATATAAAGTTAAACGATGAAGAAATTGAATTTTTTTACAAAGCTTATGAGTTGGCTAAATTAAATGCAAAGCCAACTATCTTGCTAAGCACCATAGCCTTAATTTTACACGAGAGAAAAAATGAAAATCATTAA
- a CDS encoding permease translates to MEKLVFILKDFLILFIEISALFILVSVLIAYLNERYAKFFNEHLKKDSFTSYVKAILLGCLTPFCSCSSIPLLNAFLKAKVPLGVCIAYLITSPLINPIIVVMFMVSFGLKISLFYVGFLFCVILFLAFCVSKINTQRFFNEDFLKNDLEQKSCCSNNTFQSSCCQKPSLVFAKNSKTSKILNFKNKAKESKIKILFSQSFNEYKKILPYIVMGMAIGAIIHGAFPQEFFQNYMKDYGVLGVFIAAFIGVLLYMNCTAMVPVALALTTSGIPLGIMMSFLIAGAGCSLPELILLKRIFKTSFLILFASMIVVIAISFGLLMFFI, encoded by the coding sequence ATGGAGAAGTTGGTTTTTATTTTAAAAGATTTTCTTATTTTATTTATAGAAATATCTGCTTTGTTTATTTTAGTTAGTGTACTTATTGCTTATTTAAATGAGCGTTATGCTAAATTTTTTAATGAGCATTTAAAGAAAGATTCTTTTACAAGCTATGTAAAAGCCATACTTTTAGGTTGTTTAACTCCATTTTGCTCATGTTCAAGCATACCGCTTTTAAACGCATTTTTAAAAGCTAAAGTCCCACTTGGAGTATGCATAGCTTATTTAATCACCTCGCCTTTAATTAATCCTATTATAGTGGTGATGTTTATGGTGAGTTTTGGCTTAAAAATATCTTTATTTTATGTGGGATTTTTATTTTGTGTGATTTTATTTCTTGCTTTTTGTGTTTCTAAAATAAACACTCAAAGATTTTTTAATGAAGACTTTTTAAAAAATGATTTAGAGCAAAAGTCATGTTGTTCTAATAATACATTTCAAAGCTCATGTTGTCAAAAACCTAGCTTGGTTTTTGCTAAAAATTCTAAAACAAGTAAAATTTTAAATTTTAAAAATAAAGCTAAAGAAAGTAAAATCAAAATATTATTCTCACAAAGCTTTAATGAATATAAAAAAATTTTACCTTATATTGTTATGGGTATGGCTATAGGGGCTATTATACATGGTGCTTTTCCGCAAGAATTTTTCCAAAATTATATGAAAGATTATGGAGTTTTGGGTGTATTTATAGCAGCTTTTATAGGGGTTTTGCTTTATATGAATTGCACAGCTATGGTACCAGTGGCTCTAGCTTTAACTACTAGCGGAATTCCACTTGGTATAATGATGAGTTTTTTAATAGCAGGTGCAGGGTGTTCTTTGCCTGAGTTAATTTTGCTTAAAAGAATTTTTAAAACAAGCTTTTTGATTTTATTTGCAAGTATGATTGTTGTAATCGCTATTAGCTTTGGACTTTTAATGTTTTTTATATAA
- a CDS encoding ArsR/SmtB family transcription factor, with translation MQDFLKITSVINDESRILILAFLQKHGKLCVCDLQSSLNMSQSRLSRHLKILKEANFLEVDRQGVWAYYGIKENLNNFCNDILKNINELSIKLPELKRISCECKA, from the coding sequence ATGCAGGATTTTTTAAAAATAACAAGTGTGATTAATGATGAAAGCAGGATTTTAATCCTAGCTTTTTTACAAAAACACGGAAAACTTTGCGTGTGTGATTTACAAAGCTCGTTAAATATGAGTCAATCAAGGCTTTCAAGACATCTAAAAATTTTAAAAGAAGCTAATTTTTTGGAAGTAGATAGACAAGGTGTTTGGGCGTATTATGGAATAAAAGAAAATTTAAATAATTTTTGTAATGATATACTAAAAAACATCAATGAACTTTCTATAAAGCTTCCCGAGCTAAAAAGAATTTCTTGTGAGTGTAAAGCTTAA
- the mrdA gene encoding penicillin-binding protein 2 — protein sequence MRMRLVMGFIACFFLLLLARVYYISIKSNVYYEEIAKQNAIKTQFLAPVRGQILDIKGRPLAVNKLGFSISIKPYLHIKKKNRALLEQELQAIAGAFPDLNVTKLKRAYVKADSYYNQDYIEVVPFIEYDAMIKHFTKLNLRENMQVKSTTQRFYPYDALASHVIGYVGKANLNDMNENEIARLTSYVGRSGIERSYNEILQGQKGEKVSKVNALNKEIEELSYKKPTSSNITLSIDLDLQEYLASIFENLAGAAIVMDVKNGAILAAGSFPEYNLNPFVTGISQEEWDKLSNDLNHPFTNKLINGLYPPGSVVKMGTALAFLDSGKVSENHKYLCDSNFELGGRKFRCWKAIGHGYVNMIDAIRESCDVYFYKGALEVGIDIISSVFERIGFGAKTGVDLPNEFIGTVPNRIWKKEKYNQPWYQGETLNTSIGQGDFLATPMQVAKFTAMIATAKNITPHFLHSVDDNVTKVNFDNNKSVFTTFELSKLPLLRRAMYEVANEDGGTTARFLRNSPITIAAKTGTAQVVGISQSEKKRIKEEDLEYFLRSHAWITSYAPYEKPQYVVVVLIEHGKSGSSTGGPILAKIYQKLIDLGYIDKKYIKKKTR from the coding sequence ATGCGTATGCGTTTGGTGATGGGCTTTATAGCTTGTTTTTTCTTGCTTTTGCTTGCTAGAGTGTATTATATAAGTATTAAATCTAATGTTTATTATGAAGAAATAGCTAAACAAAATGCCATTAAAACGCAATTTTTGGCACCTGTTAGAGGGCAAATTTTAGACATAAAGGGTAGACCCTTAGCGGTAAATAAATTAGGTTTTTCGATCTCTATAAAGCCATATTTGCATATAAAAAAGAAAAACAGAGCTCTTTTAGAGCAAGAATTACAAGCTATAGCAGGAGCCTTTCCGGATTTAAATGTTACTAAGCTCAAAAGAGCTTATGTAAAAGCGGATTCTTATTATAACCAAGATTATATAGAAGTGGTTCCATTTATAGAATATGACGCGATGATTAAGCATTTTACTAAGCTTAATTTGCGTGAAAATATGCAAGTTAAATCTACTACTCAAAGATTTTATCCTTATGATGCTTTAGCTAGCCATGTTATAGGTTATGTTGGAAAAGCAAATTTAAATGATATGAATGAAAATGAAATTGCAAGATTGACTAGCTATGTAGGGCGTAGTGGCATAGAGCGTTCTTATAATGAAATTTTACAAGGCCAAAAGGGCGAAAAGGTTAGCAAGGTAAATGCATTAAATAAAGAAATAGAAGAACTTTCTTATAAAAAGCCTACTTCAAGTAATATCACTTTAAGTATAGATCTTGACTTGCAAGAATATTTGGCCAGTATTTTTGAAAATTTAGCAGGTGCAGCTATAGTAATGGATGTAAAAAATGGGGCTATTTTAGCAGCGGGTAGTTTTCCTGAGTATAATCTCAATCCTTTTGTTACGGGTATTAGCCAAGAAGAATGGGATAAACTTTCTAATGATTTAAACCATCCTTTTACTAATAAACTCATTAATGGACTTTATCCTCCAGGTTCGGTTGTAAAAATGGGTACAGCTTTAGCCTTTTTAGATAGTGGTAAAGTAAGTGAAAATCATAAATACTTATGTGATTCTAACTTTGAGCTTGGTGGTAGAAAATTTAGATGTTGGAAGGCTATAGGTCATGGTTATGTAAATATGATTGATGCTATTAGAGAAAGCTGTGATGTGTATTTTTATAAAGGCGCTTTGGAAGTTGGCATTGACATCATTAGTTCTGTTTTTGAAAGAATAGGTTTTGGCGCAAAAACAGGAGTTGATTTACCTAATGAATTTATAGGAACAGTTCCTAATAGAATATGGAAAAAAGAAAAATACAACCAACCATGGTATCAAGGTGAAACTTTAAATACAAGCATAGGTCAAGGTGATTTTCTTGCTACTCCTATGCAAGTGGCTAAATTTACAGCTATGATTGCTACAGCTAAAAATATCACACCACATTTTTTACATAGCGTTGATGATAATGTTACTAAGGTAAATTTTGACAATAATAAAAGTGTTTTTACAACTTTTGAACTATCAAAACTTCCACTTTTAAGGCGCGCTATGTATGAAGTTGCTAATGAAGATGGTGGGACTACGGCAAGATTTTTAAGAAATTCACCTATTACCATAGCAGCTAAGACAGGAACAGCTCAAGTAGTTGGAATTTCTCAAAGTGAAAAAAAGCGTATTAAAGAAGAGGATTTGGAGTATTTTTTAAGATCTCATGCTTGGATTACTTCTTATGCACCTTATGAAAAACCACAATATGTAGTAGTGGTTTTAATCGAACATGGAAAAAGCGGTAGTAGCACAGGAGGACCTATACTGGCTAAAATTTATCAAAAACTTATAGATTTGGGTTATATTGATAAAAAATATATCAAGAAAAAGACTAGATAA